A single genomic interval of Struthio camelus isolate bStrCam1 chromosome 9, bStrCam1.hap1, whole genome shotgun sequence harbors:
- the KCNE4 gene encoding potassium voltage-gated channel subfamily E member 4 → MLKMDSANMTQTMLNAESRNMEKNNSNEYFYILIVMSFYGIFLIGIMLGYMKSKKKEKKSNLLLLYKDEEKEWGEAVKPLPTISGLKSVQIPMMLNMLQESMVPSLSCAICSMEGSSVSSESSSPDVHFTIQEEVLDAELGEVSETLLNESSEGSAENIHKNS, encoded by the coding sequence ATGCTCAAGATGGACAGTGCAAACATGACCCAAACCATGCTTAATGCTGAATCCCGCAACATGGAGAAGAACAACAGCAACGAGTATTTTTACATCCTGATCGTTATGTCTTTCTATGGGATCTTCCTGATAGGGATAATGTTGGGCTACAtgaaatccaaaaaaaaagaaaagaagtccaACTTGCTTCTGCtctacaaagatgaggagaaagAATGGGGGGAAGCTGTGAAGCCTCTACCAACCATATCGGGGCTGAAATCTGTCCAGATCCCCATGATGCTGAACATGCTGCAGGAGAGCATGGTGCCTTCTCTGTCCTGCGCCATCTGCTCAATGGAAGGCAGCAGTGTGAGCTCTGAATCGTCTTCCCCAGATGTGCACTTCACCATTCAGGAGGAAGTGCTGGATGCTGAACTGGGGGAAGTGTCAGAAACGCTTCTCAACGAGAGCAGCGAGGGGTCTGCAGAAAACATCCACAAGAACTCCTAG